CAGCCCGGCAGCAGCGGCAGGCCGCTCTTTTTCGCTGCCTCGATCAGCGCCGGGGTCAGGCCCGGCGACACGCCGAACACCGCGCCGGCATCGCGCGAGGCGGCGAATTCTTCCGGCTGGGTCAGGGTGCCGACGCCGACGATGGCGCCTTCGACCTGGGCCATCGCGCGGATCGCCTCCAGGCCGTGCCTGGTGCGCAGCGTCACTTCGAGCACACGGATGCCGCCGGCGACCAGGGCCTTCGCGAGGGGAACGGCGTGGTCCGGATCGTCGATCGCGATCACCGGGATCACGACGGCCGATTTCATGATGTCGAGCAGGTTCATATCAGTACTCATCGTTGTGCTCTCTTACTTGGATTTACGGAACAGGAAGTCTTCGTCGGAACCCGGCATGATCTCACCGGAATCAAGGCCTTCGTGCAGGGGAACGGTGGTCTCGATCGGCGACGGCAGCGGGAAGTGGGCGGCGCCCTGCTCGGCCGCGCTGACGGACTTGCGGAACACCTCGAACAGCTCGCGGCCCATCCCGATGTGGCTCTTGCTCAGGTCGGCGGTGGCCATCTTGCGCGATGCCCACACGTCGGCCGGCACCAGCGCCTCGAGCGTGCCGGCGGTCGCGTCGACCCGGATGATATCGCCGTCGCGCACCAGGCCCAGCGGACCGCCGGCCAGGATTTCCGGCGACACGTGGATCGCCGCCGGCACCTTGCCGGAAGCGCCCGACATGCGGCCGTCGGTGACCATCGCCACGTGGAAGCCGGCGTCCTGCAGGTTCGACAGCGCCGGGGTCAGCGCGTGCAGTTCCGGCATGCCGTTCGCGCGCGGGCCCTGGAAGCGGATCACGGCGACGAAGTCGCGGTTCAGGCTGCCAGCCTTGTAGGCATGCATGAAATCTTCCTGCGAATCGAAGGTCAGGGCCGGCGCCTCGACGATGTGGTGTTCCTTCTTGACCGCCGAGACCTTCATCACGGCGCGGCCCAGGTTGCCCTGCACCAGCACCAGGCCGCCGTCGGGGCTGAACGGATTGGTGTACTTGCGCAGCACGTTCTCGTCGCCGCTCTGCTCGGGCAGGTCTTTCCAGACCACCTGCTCGCCGTCCAGGAAGGGCTCCTTGCAGTGGGCGCGCAGGCCGCGGCCGAGGATGGTGTTGACGTCCTCGTGCGCCAGGCCGGCGTCGAGCAGTTCGCGGATCACGAAGGTCGGGCCGCCGGCGGCCTGGAAGTGGTTCACGTCGGCGTCGCCGTTCGGGTAGACGCGCGCCAGCAGCGGCACCACTTTCGACAGCTCGTCGAAATCGTCCCAGTCGACCACGATGCCGGCCGCGCGCGCGATGGCGATCAGGTGCATCGTGTGGTTGGTCGAGCCGCCGGTCGCGTGCAGCGCGGCGATGGCGTTGACGATGCACTTCTCGTCGACGATATGGCCGATCGGCATGTACTCGCCGCCCTGCTGCGAGATCTTCACGGCGTGTTGCGAGGCCGCGCGGGTCAGCGCGTCGCGCAGCGGCGTGCCCGGCGTGATGAAGGCGGCGCCCGGCAGGTGCAGGCCCATCACTTCCATCAGCATCTGGTTGCTGTTGGCGGTGCCGTAGAAGGTGCAGGTGCCGGCGCTGTGATAGGCCGCCGACTCGCCTGCCAGCAGCTCGTCGCGGGTGGCCTGGCCTTTCGCGTAGCGCTGGCGGATCGCCGCCTTTTCCTTGTTCGAGATACCGGTGGTCATCGGGCCGCCCGGCACGAAGATGCCCGGGATGTGGCCGAAGTGCAGCGCGCCGATCAGGAGGCCCGGCACGATCTTGTCGCAGATGCCCAGGTAGAGGGCGGCGTCGAACATATTGTGCGACATCGCGATCGCGGTCGACATGGCGATGGTGTCGCGCGAGAACAGCGACAGCTCCATGCCCGGCTGGCCCTGCGTGATGCCGTCGCACATGGCCGGCACGCCACCGGCGAACTGGGCCACGGCGCCGATCTCGCGCACGGCATCCTTGATCACTTTCGGGAAATACTCAAACGGCTGATGCGCCGACAGCATGTCGTTGTACGAGGAAACGATGGCGACCGACGGCTGCTTCTGCTCGATCAGCTTGAGCTTGTCGTTGGCCGGGAAGGCCGCGAAACCGTGCGCCAGGTTCGTGCACGCCAGCGTGCCGCGCTGCACGCCCTGCACGCGCGCCGCGTCCAGATGGGCCAGGTAAGCCTGGCGCGACGGCCGGCTACGCTTGATGATGCGTTGGGTCACCTTCTCTACTACGGGATGCACCGCCATGATCGTTCCTTATGAATTGGATTCCTGAAATTTTACTACAAAATATACCGGGGCGCATCCAGGCACCCCGTTCTTGAATGAAGCCTTGGGAAATTCGAATGTTGATGGTGGGCACGTGGTACCCACCCTACGGCGACCGGCAGGGTTGGCACCACGTGCCCCCGCGCTCCCCGCCGCACAATTTGTAGTGATTTTACGTCCGCTTCCTGTATGATTCGATAACCTGCATAAAATGACATCATACCGTCCATACTGCCCGAATCCCACTATCCATGCGCCAACCTCTTCTCACCACCACCGCCAGCTACCAGTCGCTCCGCAACCATGCCGCCCAGGCCCGTGAATGGCAGATGCGCGAACTGTTTGCACAGGATCCGCAGCGTTTCGAACGCCTGTCCGCCGAAGCCGCCGGGCTGTTCCTAGACTATTCAAAAAACCGTCTGGACGGGCGCACGCTTGAACTGCTGGCACAGCTCGCGCGCGAGCGCGGCGTCGAGCGCCTGCGCGACGCCATGTTCGCCGGCGAGAAGATCAACCTGACCGAAAACCGCGCCGTCCTGCACACTGCCCTGCGCGCGCCCCGCACCAGGCAGATCACGGTCGACGGCCAGGACATCACCGCCGACGTGCACGGCGTGCTGGACCGCGTCAAGGTCTTCAGCGACAGCGTCCGCAGCGGCGCCTGGAAAGGCCACACCGGCGCGCCCATCACCGACATCGTCAACATCGGCATCGGCGGCTCCGACCTCGGCCCGAAAATGGTCTGCCTGGCGCTGCGCCAGTTCGCCCATCCGCGCCTGACCATGCACTTCGTCTCGAACGTCGACGGCCACGACATGGACGCCGCGCTGTCGCGCGTGAATCCGGAAACCACCCTCTTCATCATCGCCTCCAAGACCTTTACCACGGCCGAGACCATGATGAACGCGAACACGGCCCGCGCCTGGTTCCTGCAGCAGGCGCCTGAAGAAGCCCTGGCAAAACACTTCGTCGCCGTCTCGACCAACGTCGAGGCGATCAAGACCTTCGGCATCGATCCGGCCAATATGTTCCCGTTCTGGGACTGGGTCGGCGGCCGCTATTCGGTCTGGTCGGCGATCGGCCTGCCGGTCGCGCTGTGCGTGGGCTTCGGCTACTTCAGCGACTTCCTGGCCGGCGCGCATGCGATGGACGAACACTTCCGCACCACCCCGATCGAGCAGAACCTGCCGATGATCATGGGCCTGGTCGGCTTCTGGAACCGCGAGTTCCTGGACTGCCCGTCGGTGTCGATCGCGCCCTACCACCAGGACCTGAACCGCTTCCCGGCCTACCTGCAGCAGCTCGACATGGAAAGCAACGGCAAGCGCGTCACGCGCGCCGGCGACCCCATCACCGACTACGAAACCGGCCCGGTGATCTGGGGCGACGTCGGCACCAACGGCCAGCACGCCTACTTCCAGCTGCTGCACCAAGGCACCGACGTGACCCCGATCGACTTCATCGCCGCGCTGCGCCCGGCCCACGAGTTCCACAACCACCATGCGGCCCTGCTGGCCAACTGCTTCGCCCAGTCGGAAGCCTTCATGAAGGGCAAGACGACCGACGAGGTGCGCCAGGACCTGGCCGGCCAGCCGGCGGACGAGATCGAGCGCCTGGCGCCGCACAAGACCTTCCCGGGCAACCGTCCCAGCAACACCATCCTGATGGATTACCTGAACCCGGCCACGCTGGGCGCCCTGATCGCGCTGTACGAGCACAAGGTCTTCGTGCAGGGCGCGCTGTGGGACGTCAACAGCTACGACCAGTGGGGCGTCGAACTGGGCAAGGTGCTGGCCAAGAAGATCGAAGCGGAACTCAACGGCGACGCCCAGCCGGCGCAGCACGACAGCTCGACCAACGGCCTGATCGCGCGCGCCAAGGCCGCCGTCTGAGCGGGAGATTCTCATGAAAACCGAACAATTCGTGGTAGTGCATGACGAGCCGATGAAGACCGGCGAATGCCCGATCTGGCACGCGGTCGAATCGGCGCTGTACTGGGTCGACATCCCCGACTTCATGGTGCACCGCCTGCACCCGGCCAGCGGCAAGTATTCGTCGTGGAAGATGGACAGCGAGCCCTCGGCGCTGGCGATCGACGTCGACAACAACCTGATCGTCTCCACCCGCAATGGCTTCGTATACCTGAACACCAGCAGCGGCGAGGCCGAGGAGATCGCGCCGGCGCCCTATGATACGAAGATCATGCGCTTCAACGACGGCCGCGTCGACCCGGCGGGCCGCTTCTGGGTCGGCACCATCTACGAACCGCGCGACCAGCCCAAGGCCGAGATGTACGTGCTGGACCAGGGCAAGCTGCGCCTGGCCTGGAGCGGCGGCATGACCAACTCGAACGGCCTGGCCTGGACCCTGGACGGCAAGACCATGTTCCACGCCGACACCACCAGCCACCGCATCGACGTCTACGACTACGACCTCGCCACCGGCACCGCGTCGAACGGCCGCAACCTGGTCACCTTCGAAGCCGACAAGACCAGCGGCACCTACGGCGGCCGCCCGGACGGCGCCGCCATCGACAGCGAAGGCAACTACTGGATCGCGATGTACGAAGGCGGCCGCATCCTGAAGCTGTCGCCGACCGGCGAGCTGCTGCAGCAGGTCGACCTGCCGCTGAAGTGCCCGACCGCGGTCTGCTTCGGCGGACCGGACCTGCGCACCCTGTACGTGACCAGCGCCTGCGGCGGGCGGCCGGCGGAAGAGCTGTCGGCGATGCCGAACAGCGGGAAGGTGCTGGCGTTCAGGGTCGATGTGGCGGGACTGGAAATGCCGGAGTATCGGGGCTGAACCGGGACGCGGGATCAGCTGCCTTCCTCGTCTTCAATAATCCGGGTAATACTGACAGCCGCCGGGTCGCTTGCCGGGAAGGACTCCTCCAGTCCTTCATCCAGCAAATCGCTGGCATGTTTCGAGCTCGTGACGGCCGCTTCATGATAGTGACCCGATGGCACCGCCTGGGATTTACCGATGTTATCCACGTCATCCTCCTTGTCGCGACGTATCCACACTGACGCAGCCTGCATGCTGCTGCACCCGAAGCCAGTCTACGCGCTTTCGCTGGCCGGGATATGGCAGCATAGGCATGCAAGACCGAAGACGTAGTAAATTTACTTGCGTGATCAATAATCGTGTAGTAAATTTACAATTCAAGCTCACTCTCTTCTTACGATCAGATACCCCATGGCTCTTTCCGATTTCGATCTCGTTTTCTTCGGCGGCAGCGGCGACCTCGCGATGCGCAAGCTGCTGCCCGCGATGTACGCCCGTGACGTCGCCAACGACCTGCCGCCGACCGCACGCATCATCTGCGTGGGCCGCGAGGACATGTCGCAGGAAGACTTCCTGCAGATGGTCGAGACGAACTCGAAGCCGCACATCAAGGAAAGCGTCGACGAAGCCGCGTGGAAGAAGTTCCTTGACCGGATCACCTGGGTCGCCGTGGATGCCGTCAACCTGAAGAGCTATGCCGGCCTGGCCGAGGCGCTGCGCCGCGACGAGTCGCTGACCCGCGTGTATTACCTGGCCACGCCGCCCTCGCTATTCGCGAAGATCTGCGACAACCTGGCCGCCAGCGGCCTGGCGACCGCGAATTCGCGCGTGGTGCTGGAAAAGCCGCTGGGCCGCGACCTGGCATCGGCCAAGCAGATCAATGCGGACGTCGGCAAGGTCTTCGCCGAATCGCAGATCTACCGGATCGACCACTACCTGGGCAAGGAGACCGTGCAGAACCTGCTGGCCCTGCGCTTCGGGAACATCCTGTTCGAGCCGCTGTGGCGCCGCGAGTGGATCTCGGACGTGCAGATCACCATCGCCGAGAAGATCGGCGTCGGCAACCGCCTCGGCTACTACGACAACTCCGGCGCCCTGCGCGACATGCTGCAGAACCACCTGCTGCAGCTGCTGTGCATCGTCGCGATGGAGCCGCCGACCTCGATCGCGCCGGACGCCGTGCGCGACGCCAAGCTGCAGGTGCTGCGCTCGCTGAAACGCTTCACCCCGACCACGCTGTCGCAGAACATCATCCGCGGCCAGTACCGCGCCGGTTACGTCGACGGCCAGCAGGTGCCGGGCTACCGCGAGGAGCCGGGCGCGCCGAAGCAGTCGAAGACCGAGACCTTCGTCGCCATGAAGGCCGAGATCGACACCTGGCGCTGGGCCGGCGTGCCCTTCTACCTGCGCACCGGCAAGCGCATGGCCGACCGCCTGGCCGAGATCGTCGTGCGCTTCAAGCCGATCCCGCATTCGATCTTCAACCAGCCGACCTCGAGCTTCCAGCCGAACAGCCTGGTGATCCGCCTGCAGCCGGACGAGGGCCTGTCGCTGAACCTGATGGCCAAGACCCCGGGCGACTCCATGCGCCTGAAGCAGGCCGAGCTCGAACTCGACTTCCGCGAGCAGTTCAAGGCGCCGCGCATGGAAGCCTACGAACGCCTGCTGCTGGACGTCCTGCGCGGCCAGCTGACCCTGTTCATGCGCGGCGACGAGCTGGAAGCGGCTTGGGAATGGGTCGAACCCATCCTCGATTACTGGGAGCAGGACGATACCTCGCCGGTGCCTTACTCCTCGGGCACCTGGGGCCCGGCGTCGTCGAGCGCCCTGATCGGCCGCGACGGCCTGCAGTGGCGCGAAGAAGCGCTGCCCGAAGACTGACCGAGCCCGGGAGCCAAATTGCTGCTCGATTCGATCCGCACCCAGCTCGACTCGCTGTCCAAGTCCGAGCGCAAGGTGGCGCTTGCCGTGCTGGCCTCGCCCAGCGCCACGGTCAGCCAGAACATCACCGCGCTGGCGCGCGCCGCCGGGGTCTCGGAGCCCACCGTGGTGCGCTTCTGCCGCACCCTCGGCTACGACGGCTGGCACGAGTTCAAGCTGAAGCTGGCGCAAGGGCTGGCGCTGGCCCTGCCCGGCGCCAGCGAACAGCCGGCCCAGGACGACCTGGCCTCCGACCTGGTCAACAAGATCTGCAGCCGGTCGATCAACACCCTGCTCGACCTGCGCAACAACCTCAAGCCCGAGCTGATCCAGAAGGCGCTGGACATCCTGTCGCGCGCCAACAAGATCGAGTTCTACGGCCAGGGCACCTCCGGCTTCGTGGCCGCCGACGCCCAGCACAAGTTCTTCCGCTCCGGCGTGCCGACCATCGCGTATACCGATCCGGCGATCCACTCGATCGCCGCGGCCCTGCTGCACGAGGGCGACGTGGTGGTGGCGATCTCCCAGCGCGGCAACAACCCCGCGCTGACGCGTTCGGCCAAGCTGGCGCGCCGCGGCGGCGCCGAGGTGATCGTGCTGGCGCCCTCCGGCACCCCGCTGGCGGACATGGCCAGCCTGCTGATCCCGATCGACCTGGTGTTCGCGATCGACCCCTACACGCCGATCTCGGCGCGCCTGGCCTACCTGGTCGTGATCGACGTGCTGGCGGTCGGCCTGGCGCTGCGACGCGGGCCGGAGTTCAGGAAGAAGATGCAGAATGCACAAAAGGCGCTGCAGGAGTTCGACATGCAGTTCGATTCGTTTATTGGTTGAGTTGCGCGGATGATCACCGTCTGGGGCAACGCGGACTCGGTCAACGTGCAAAAAGTCCTGTGGACCTGCGAAGAACTCGCGCTGGCTTACCACCGCATCGATGCCGGACGCCATTTCGGCGTGGTCGGCACGCCGGAATTCCTCAGCATGAATCCGAACGGCCTCGTGCCCACCATAGCCGACGATGCTTGCGTGGTTTGGGAATCCAACACCATTGTCCGGTATCTTGCCGGCCGTTATGCGCAGGATGGCCTGCTGCCGACTGCGCCCGGCGCGCGCGCCGACGCCGAGCGCTGGATGGACTGGACCAATTCGACCTTGTGGCCGGCCCTGCTGCCACTGTTCCGTGCCTTCATGCGCACGCCCGCACACGAGCGCGACCCGGTTCGGATCGAAGAACAGCGCCTGGCCGCCCTTGCCACCATGCGCATCCTCGACCGCCACCTGGCGGGGAGCGATTATGTCGGCGGCGCCGCGTTCACCGTGGGCGACATCGCGGCAGGATGCGCGGCCTGGCGCTGGTTCGCCCTGCCGATCGTACGCGAAGACCTGCCCGGCCTGCAGGCATGGTTCGACCGGCTGGCCAGCCGTCCGGCCTTCCGCAAGGCGGTCATGACGCCGCTGACCACCTGACACGCATGACTCGTCCGCGAGGTAATATATAGCGGATGAAACACACGCTCTTCCTTTTCGACCTCGACGACACGCTGCTCGACTTCAAGGCGTCCGAACGGCTCTCCTTCGTGCGCACCATGCAGGCGCTCGGCCTGCACGAGGGCGTCGACGCCCTGTTCCCCCACTACCAGGCCATCAACCTCGGACTCTGGCAGGAGTTCGAACAAGGCGTGGTCTCGAAGGACTTCCTGAAGGTCGAACGCTTCCGTCGCACCTTCGCCCGGAGCGCCCTCGACCTCGACGCCGAAGCGGCCAGCCACCTGTATCTCGAATCGCTGTCCGATACCGTGGTCCTGATCGACGGCGCCAAGCAGGTCTGCGAGGCTTTGTGCGCGGTCGGCGAAGTCGGCATCATCACCAACGGCGTCGAGCACATCCAGCAGCGCCGCATCGCCAGCTCGGGCCTGCGCGAGCACATCTCCTTCATCTCGACCTCCGAAGCCTGCGGCCACGCCAAGCCGGACAGCCGCTTCTTCGACTACGCCACGAAAATGGCGCGCGCCTTCGCGAAGCACAAAACGGTCATCGTCGGCGACCGCCTGGACGCGGACATCCTCGGCGCCAACCGCTTCGGCATCGACAGCTGCTGGTTCAATCCCGGCCGGCTGGGGAATGCGTCGGCGGCGGTGCCGAGCTGCGAGGTGAACTCCCTGCACGAGATCGTGCCGGCCCTGAAGAAGCTGGCGGCCTAGGCAGGCCTGGCCGGCCCGCCCATCAGCTTCAGCCAGCCGAACCCGGCCAATCCCGCCACCAGCGAGGCGAGCAGGATCGCCATCTTCGACCCGTTGACCAGCTCCGCCTGTCCCGCGAACGCCAGGTTGGTGATGAAGATCGACATCGTGAAGCCGATACCGCCGAGCAGTCCCGCGCCCAGCACGTGACGCCAGCCGAGGTCCTGCGGCAGCCGGCACAGGCCCAGCGCCACCGCCGCGAAGCTGAACAGGAAGATGCCGACCGGCTTGCCGGCGACGAGGCCGAGCAGGATGCCCAGGCTGTTCGTCGTCAGCAGCTGCGCGGGCCAGCCGGCGCCGACCAGGATCCCGGTGTTGGCCAGCGCGAAGAGCGGCAGGACCAGGAAGGTCACGGGCTTGTGCAGGGCGTGCTCGAGCCGGTGCGAGGGCGAGGCCGCATCGTCCTGCGTGCTTGAGTACGGGATCGCGAAGGCCAGCAGCACGCCGGCAATGGTCGCGTGCACGCCGGACTTGAGCATCAGGAACCACATCAGCGCGCCGCCGAGCAGGTAAGGCGCCAAGGCCATGACGCGCAGCACGCGGTTCATGGCGAGCAGCGCGCCGAACACGGCCAGGGCGCCGAGCAGCCAGGCGATCGACAGCCCATCCGTATAGAACAGGGCAATGACCACGATGGCGCCCAGGTCGTCCATGACCGCCAGCGCCGTCAGGAAGATCTTCAGCGAGGCCGGCGCCCGGCTGCCGAGCAGGGCCAGCACGCCCAGCGCGAACGCGATGTCGGTCGCCATCGGGATGCCGACCCCGGCCTGCGTCGGCGTGCCGTTATTGAAGCCGAAGTGGGTCAGCGCCGGGACCATGATGCCGCCGGCGGCGGCCAGCATCGGCAGCAAGGCATTCCTGAAGTCCGACAGCTCGCCGTTGTACAGCTCGCGTTCGAGCTCGAGCCCGATCAGCAGGAAGAAGACGGCCATCAGGGCGTCGTTGATCCAGAGTTCGACGCTCAGCCCGGCGATTTGCAGGCGCCAGAAACCAAGCCAAGCGGCGCCCAGCGGAGAATTCGCCAGCGCAAGCGAGAGGATGGTGCACAGGATCAGGACGATGCCGCCGGCCTTGCCCGAGGCGGCGAATGCCTTGAAGGTATTGGAGAGGGAGGTGATCATAAGGTCGCGTAAGAGCCGCGTGGCGGCCCGACCATCGCACATCCTGTCACGCCCGGCGGCGTGATCACCCTTGCGGGCATTGTAACCCGCTTGCGGATGCTGGCGGTAAAATAGGCGTTTCGATCAGTCTGCCCCTGGCGCCCATCCCATGCACATCAATCCCGAACGCAGCACCCGCCCCGACTACGACCTGCTGGTACGCCAGGTCGCCAGCATCCTCGAAGGCGAGCGCGA
This window of the Massilia sp. WG5 genome carries:
- the eda gene encoding bifunctional 4-hydroxy-2-oxoglutarate aldolase/2-dehydro-3-deoxy-phosphogluconate aldolase yields the protein MNLLDIMKSAVVIPVIAIDDPDHAVPLAKALVAGGIRVLEVTLRTRHGLEAIRAMAQVEGAIVGVGTLTQPEEFAASRDAGAVFGVSPGLTPALIEAAKKSGLPLLPGCMTPSEVMLAREAGFKQLKLFPAVPAGGIGMLKAIGGPLPDVTFCPTGGISIETAPQFLALKNVACVGGSWLTPADAMKAGDWDLITDLAKAASGLRAAA
- the edd gene encoding phosphogluconate dehydratase, yielding MAVHPVVEKVTQRIIKRSRPSRQAYLAHLDAARVQGVQRGTLACTNLAHGFAAFPANDKLKLIEQKQPSVAIVSSYNDMLSAHQPFEYFPKVIKDAVREIGAVAQFAGGVPAMCDGITQGQPGMELSLFSRDTIAMSTAIAMSHNMFDAALYLGICDKIVPGLLIGALHFGHIPGIFVPGGPMTTGISNKEKAAIRQRYAKGQATRDELLAGESAAYHSAGTCTFYGTANSNQMLMEVMGLHLPGAAFITPGTPLRDALTRAASQHAVKISQQGGEYMPIGHIVDEKCIVNAIAALHATGGSTNHTMHLIAIARAAGIVVDWDDFDELSKVVPLLARVYPNGDADVNHFQAAGGPTFVIRELLDAGLAHEDVNTILGRGLRAHCKEPFLDGEQVVWKDLPEQSGDENVLRKYTNPFSPDGGLVLVQGNLGRAVMKVSAVKKEHHIVEAPALTFDSQEDFMHAYKAGSLNRDFVAVIRFQGPRANGMPELHALTPALSNLQDAGFHVAMVTDGRMSGASGKVPAAIHVSPEILAGGPLGLVRDGDIIRVDATAGTLEALVPADVWASRKMATADLSKSHIGMGRELFEVFRKSVSAAEQGAAHFPLPSPIETTVPLHEGLDSGEIMPGSDEDFLFRKSK
- the pgi gene encoding glucose-6-phosphate isomerase; protein product: MRQPLLTTTASYQSLRNHAAQAREWQMRELFAQDPQRFERLSAEAAGLFLDYSKNRLDGRTLELLAQLARERGVERLRDAMFAGEKINLTENRAVLHTALRAPRTRQITVDGQDITADVHGVLDRVKVFSDSVRSGAWKGHTGAPITDIVNIGIGGSDLGPKMVCLALRQFAHPRLTMHFVSNVDGHDMDAALSRVNPETTLFIIASKTFTTAETMMNANTARAWFLQQAPEEALAKHFVAVSTNVEAIKTFGIDPANMFPFWDWVGGRYSVWSAIGLPVALCVGFGYFSDFLAGAHAMDEHFRTTPIEQNLPMIMGLVGFWNREFLDCPSVSIAPYHQDLNRFPAYLQQLDMESNGKRVTRAGDPITDYETGPVIWGDVGTNGQHAYFQLLHQGTDVTPIDFIAALRPAHEFHNHHAALLANCFAQSEAFMKGKTTDEVRQDLAGQPADEIERLAPHKTFPGNRPSNTILMDYLNPATLGALIALYEHKVFVQGALWDVNSYDQWGVELGKVLAKKIEAELNGDAQPAQHDSSTNGLIARAKAAV
- a CDS encoding SMP-30/gluconolactonase/LRE family protein, which codes for MKTEQFVVVHDEPMKTGECPIWHAVESALYWVDIPDFMVHRLHPASGKYSSWKMDSEPSALAIDVDNNLIVSTRNGFVYLNTSSGEAEEIAPAPYDTKIMRFNDGRVDPAGRFWVGTIYEPRDQPKAEMYVLDQGKLRLAWSGGMTNSNGLAWTLDGKTMFHADTTSHRIDVYDYDLATGTASNGRNLVTFEADKTSGTYGGRPDGAAIDSEGNYWIAMYEGGRILKLSPTGELLQQVDLPLKCPTAVCFGGPDLRTLYVTSACGGRPAEELSAMPNSGKVLAFRVDVAGLEMPEYRG
- the zwf gene encoding glucose-6-phosphate dehydrogenase, translating into MALSDFDLVFFGGSGDLAMRKLLPAMYARDVANDLPPTARIICVGREDMSQEDFLQMVETNSKPHIKESVDEAAWKKFLDRITWVAVDAVNLKSYAGLAEALRRDESLTRVYYLATPPSLFAKICDNLAASGLATANSRVVLEKPLGRDLASAKQINADVGKVFAESQIYRIDHYLGKETVQNLLALRFGNILFEPLWRREWISDVQITIAEKIGVGNRLGYYDNSGALRDMLQNHLLQLLCIVAMEPPTSIAPDAVRDAKLQVLRSLKRFTPTTLSQNIIRGQYRAGYVDGQQVPGYREEPGAPKQSKTETFVAMKAEIDTWRWAGVPFYLRTGKRMADRLAEIVVRFKPIPHSIFNQPTSSFQPNSLVIRLQPDEGLSLNLMAKTPGDSMRLKQAELELDFREQFKAPRMEAYERLLLDVLRGQLTLFMRGDELEAAWEWVEPILDYWEQDDTSPVPYSSGTWGPASSSALIGRDGLQWREEALPED
- a CDS encoding SIS domain-containing protein, whose product is MLLDSIRTQLDSLSKSERKVALAVLASPSATVSQNITALARAAGVSEPTVVRFCRTLGYDGWHEFKLKLAQGLALALPGASEQPAQDDLASDLVNKICSRSINTLLDLRNNLKPELIQKALDILSRANKIEFYGQGTSGFVAADAQHKFFRSGVPTIAYTDPAIHSIAAALLHEGDVVVAISQRGNNPALTRSAKLARRGGAEVIVLAPSGTPLADMASLLIPIDLVFAIDPYTPISARLAYLVVIDVLAVGLALRRGPEFRKKMQNAQKALQEFDMQFDSFIG
- a CDS encoding glutathione S-transferase family protein; this translates as MITVWGNADSVNVQKVLWTCEELALAYHRIDAGRHFGVVGTPEFLSMNPNGLVPTIADDACVVWESNTIVRYLAGRYAQDGLLPTAPGARADAERWMDWTNSTLWPALLPLFRAFMRTPAHERDPVRIEEQRLAALATMRILDRHLAGSDYVGGAAFTVGDIAAGCAAWRWFALPIVREDLPGLQAWFDRLASRPAFRKAVMTPLTT
- a CDS encoding YjjG family noncanonical pyrimidine nucleotidase produces the protein MKHTLFLFDLDDTLLDFKASERLSFVRTMQALGLHEGVDALFPHYQAINLGLWQEFEQGVVSKDFLKVERFRRTFARSALDLDAEAASHLYLESLSDTVVLIDGAKQVCEALCAVGEVGIITNGVEHIQQRRIASSGLREHISFISTSEACGHAKPDSRFFDYATKMARAFAKHKTVIVGDRLDADILGANRFGIDSCWFNPGRLGNASAAVPSCEVNSLHEIVPALKKLAA
- the nhaA gene encoding Na+/H+ antiporter NhaA, whose translation is MITSLSNTFKAFAASGKAGGIVLILCTILSLALANSPLGAAWLGFWRLQIAGLSVELWINDALMAVFFLLIGLELERELYNGELSDFRNALLPMLAAAGGIMVPALTHFGFNNGTPTQAGVGIPMATDIAFALGVLALLGSRAPASLKIFLTALAVMDDLGAIVVIALFYTDGLSIAWLLGALAVFGALLAMNRVLRVMALAPYLLGGALMWFLMLKSGVHATIAGVLLAFAIPYSSTQDDAASPSHRLEHALHKPVTFLVLPLFALANTGILVGAGWPAQLLTTNSLGILLGLVAGKPVGIFLFSFAAVALGLCRLPQDLGWRHVLGAGLLGGIGFTMSIFITNLAFAGQAELVNGSKMAILLASLVAGLAGFGWLKLMGGPARPA